One Pseudomonas fluorescens genomic region harbors:
- a CDS encoding class I SAM-dependent rRNA methyltransferase yields MSLPSLRLKVNADRRLRAGHLWVYSNEIDVATTPLHGFKAGDQAVLEAAGGKPLGIVAMSPNNLICARLVSRDIKLPLDKSLLVHRLNVALSLRERLFDKPFYRLVYGDSDLLPGLVVDRFGDILVVQIASATMEAHKDDVIAALTQVLKPSGILFKNDSAARDAEGLNRYVETVFGLVPEWVALEENGVKFEAPVIQGQKTGWFYDHRMNRARLAPYAKGKRVLDLYSYIGGWGVQAAAFGASEVFCVDASAFALDGVERNAALNGFADKMTCIEGDVFEALKELKASEERFDVIVADPPAFIKRKKDMKNGEGAYRRLNEQAMRLLNKDGILVSASCSMHLPEDDLQNILLTSARHLDRNIQLLERGGQGPDHPVHPAIAETRYIKSITCRLLPNS; encoded by the coding sequence ATGTCCCTGCCTAGCTTGCGCCTCAAAGTCAACGCCGACCGTCGCCTGCGCGCCGGCCACCTGTGGGTCTATAGCAACGAAATCGATGTCGCCACCACACCTTTGCACGGTTTCAAGGCTGGTGATCAAGCGGTTCTCGAAGCTGCCGGCGGCAAGCCGCTGGGCATCGTCGCGATGAGCCCGAACAATCTGATCTGCGCCCGTCTGGTGTCGCGCGACATCAAGCTGCCGCTGGACAAATCCCTGCTGGTGCATCGTCTGAATGTCGCGTTGTCGCTGCGCGAGCGCCTGTTCGACAAGCCGTTCTATCGTCTGGTCTACGGTGATTCCGATTTGCTGCCGGGCCTGGTGGTTGACCGTTTCGGTGACATTCTCGTAGTGCAAATCGCCTCGGCGACCATGGAAGCGCACAAAGACGACGTGATCGCCGCGCTGACCCAAGTGCTCAAGCCAAGCGGCATTCTGTTCAAGAATGACTCGGCCGCGCGCGACGCCGAAGGCCTCAATCGTTACGTCGAAACCGTATTCGGCCTGGTGCCGGAGTGGGTTGCGCTGGAAGAGAACGGCGTGAAGTTTGAAGCCCCGGTCATCCAGGGCCAGAAAACCGGCTGGTTCTACGATCACCGCATGAACCGCGCGCGCTTGGCGCCATACGCCAAGGGCAAGCGCGTGCTCGACCTCTATAGCTACATCGGTGGCTGGGGCGTGCAGGCTGCCGCATTTGGCGCCAGCGAAGTGTTCTGCGTCGATGCCTCGGCATTCGCCCTCGACGGTGTCGAGCGCAACGCCGCCCTGAACGGCTTTGCCGACAAAATGACCTGCATTGAAGGCGATGTCTTTGAAGCCCTGAAGGAATTGAAGGCCAGCGAAGAGCGTTTCGACGTAATCGTTGCCGATCCGCCAGCGTTCATCAAACGCAAGAAAGACATGAAAAACGGCGAAGGTGCCTACCGTCGTCTGAATGAGCAAGCCATGCGCCTGCTTAACAAGGACGGCATTCTGGTCAGCGCTTCGTGCTCGATGCACCTGCCGGAAGATGATCTGCAGAACATTCTGCTGACCAGCGCCCGTCACCTGGATCGCAACATCCAGCTGCTGGAGCGCGGCGGTCAGGGCCCGGATCACCCGGTGCACCCTGCGATTGCCGAGACCCGCTACATCAAGAGCATTACCTGCCGTCTGCTGCCTAACAGCTGA